The genome window GGGGACTGGTCGTGAAGGCGCTTCCGGTGATGCCGGGCGACTCGACGGAGCGGCTCGCGCACCGCTGCCGCGAGTTTCCCGATGCGCTCGTGCTCTTCGACACGGCGCGAGAAGACCGCGGCCTTCCGGGCACGCCCTTCGCGTGGGAGCACGTCGCGACCATCGCGCGCGTGCGGCCTATCGCGATTGCGGGCGGCCTGACGCCGGAGAACGTCGCGGGGTGCGTGCGAGAGGTCCGGCCGTTCGCGGTCGATGCGCGCAGCGGCGTCGAGGACAGCAGAGGACGAAAGGACGCGGTGAAGATGGCTGCGTTCGTACGTGCCGTGAAAGACGCGGATGAAGCCTGACGCTCGCGGCTATTTCGGTGCCTTCGGCGGCCGGTTCGTGCCGGAGGTTCTCGCGTATGCACTCGAGGAGCTCGAGCGCGCCGTCGCAGAGGCTTTCGAGGACGAGCATTTCTGGAGCGAGTACCGTGCACTGCTGCGCTCGTATGTCGGCAGGCCATCGCCGCTCTACCGTGCGCAGCGCTTCGAAGCGCCGGGCGTACCGATGATCGTGAAGCGTGAAGACCTCAACCACACGGGCTCGCACAAAATCAACAACACGCTTGGTCAGGCATTGCTCGCGCGCCGCATGGGAAAGAAGCGCCTCATCGCCGAGACTGGGGCGGGCCAGCACGGTGTCGCCACCGCCACGGTCGGGGCGAGGTTCGGCTTGCCCGTCGACGTCTACATGGGCGCGCGCGACGTCGAACGCCAGGCACCCAACGTCGCATTGATGCAGCTCTTGGGCGCGACGGTGCATCCGGTGCACTCGGGAACGCAGACGCTGAAGGACGCAACGAACGAAGCGTTCCGCGTTTGGGCGACAGAGGTAGAGGAGAGTTTCTACGTCATCGGGAGCGTCGTCGGCGCGCATCCGTATCCGTACCTCGTGCGTGAACTCCAACGCGTCATCGGCGATGAGGCGCGCGAGCAGTGCGCGCGCGAGTACGGCCGTCTCCCAAGCGACGTCGTCGCCTGTGTCGGAGGCGGCAGCAACGCCATCGGCATCTTCACGGCCTTCTTGAACGACGACGTTCGGCTATGGGGAGTGGAGGCTGCGGGAGCGGGCACGGAGAGCGGTGAGACGGCGGCATCGCTCACCGCGGGAAGCGTCGGCGTGCTGCATGGATCGCGTTCCTACGTCTTGCAAAGTGCCGAGGGCCAAATTGCGCAGACGCACTCGGTCAGTGCGGGCCTGGACTATCCGGGCGTCGGACCCGAGCACGCGTACCTGAAGGAGAGCGAACGCGTACGATACGTCGCGATTCGCGACGAGGAGGCTCTGGGGGCCTTCCACGATTTCGCCGGCGCCGAAGGCATCGTGCCGGCGCTGGAGAGCGCGCACGCCCTCGCGTTTGCGCGGACGCTCTCAGCGGACCGTAGCGACCTCGTACTGGTGAATCTCAGCGGCCGCGGCGACAAAGATCTCGCGCACGTGCGTTTCTTG of Candidatus Dormiibacterota bacterium contains these proteins:
- a CDS encoding phosphoribosylanthranilate isomerase, with translation MRTRVKFCGCTSWTDVEQAIDAGADAVGMIFAASPRHITWPAFEEIARRIPPFVTAVGVFANPKRAEIEAARDELPGLVVQLHGNESGTFASEIGGLVVKALPVMPGDSTERLAHRCREFPDALVLFDTAREDRGLPGTPFAWEHVATIARVRPIAIAGGLTPENVAGCVREVRPFAVDARSGVEDSRGRKDAVKMAAFVRAVKDADEA
- the trpB gene encoding tryptophan synthase subunit beta codes for the protein MKPDARGYFGAFGGRFVPEVLAYALEELERAVAEAFEDEHFWSEYRALLRSYVGRPSPLYRAQRFEAPGVPMIVKREDLNHTGSHKINNTLGQALLARRMGKKRLIAETGAGQHGVATATVGARFGLPVDVYMGARDVERQAPNVALMQLLGATVHPVHSGTQTLKDATNEAFRVWATEVEESFYVIGSVVGAHPYPYLVRELQRVIGDEAREQCAREYGRLPSDVVACVGGGSNAIGIFTAFLNDDVRLWGVEAAGAGTESGETAASLTAGSVGVLHGSRSYVLQSAEGQIAQTHSVSAGLDYPGVGPEHAYLKESERVRYVAIRDEEALGAFHDFAGAEGIVPALESAHALAFARTLSADRSDLVLVNLSGRGDKDLAHVRFLSSRA